In Niveispirillum cyanobacteriorum, the following proteins share a genomic window:
- a CDS encoding bifunctional folylpolyglutamate synthase/dihydrofolate synthase, whose translation MIKAPPLLPASPRLEAALDRMRQLHPVVIDLSLGRIERLLAALGHPERCLPPTVHVAGTNGKGSTVAFLRAMAEAAGHRVHVYTSPHLVRFNERIRLAGSLIGDDDLADILEEVETANDGHPITFFEVTTAAAFLAFSRVPADLLILEVGLGGRLDATNVIDAPVVSLLTRISLDHTQFLGPTLRNIAGEKAGIIKPGHPAIAGPQADTVANEVFVERAAALSAPLFLHGRDWSVAATDTGFRFQDATRTLDLPPPGLMGTHQVDNAGLAIAATAHLPFTIGEDAIRRGLAAVEWSARLQRLTRGPLPDLLPEGWDLFLDGGHNDSAGEVLARQLARWNADGRPLDMVYGMLGSKRPLDFLTPLAPHVRRLRAVAIPGEANSVTAEDAASFARTASMDAAASPNVEAAVAELAALAGQGPPGRLLICGSLYLAGTILAFNA comes from the coding sequence ATGATCAAGGCGCCGCCGCTGCTGCCCGCTTCCCCCCGGCTGGAGGCGGCGCTGGATCGGATGCGGCAGTTGCATCCGGTGGTCATCGACCTGTCGCTGGGCCGGATTGAGCGGCTGTTGGCGGCGCTTGGCCACCCGGAACGCTGCTTGCCGCCGACGGTTCACGTGGCCGGCACCAATGGCAAGGGCAGCACCGTCGCCTTCCTGCGTGCGATGGCAGAGGCGGCGGGGCATCGCGTCCATGTCTACACTTCCCCGCATCTGGTGCGCTTTAACGAGCGTATCCGGCTGGCGGGATCGCTAATCGGCGATGATGACCTTGCCGACATCCTGGAAGAGGTGGAGACGGCCAATGACGGCCATCCCATCACCTTCTTCGAGGTGACGACGGCGGCGGCCTTCCTGGCCTTCTCCCGCGTACCTGCCGATCTGCTGATCCTGGAGGTGGGCCTGGGTGGGCGGCTGGATGCCACCAATGTCATCGACGCGCCGGTGGTCAGCCTGCTGACCCGCATCTCCCTGGACCATACGCAGTTCCTGGGCCCGACCCTGCGCAATATTGCGGGGGAGAAGGCGGGGATTATCAAGCCGGGCCATCCGGCCATTGCGGGGCCGCAGGCCGACACGGTCGCCAATGAGGTGTTTGTCGAACGGGCTGCCGCCCTGTCAGCGCCTTTGTTCCTGCATGGGCGCGACTGGTCTGTGGCGGCGACCGACACGGGTTTCCGGTTTCAGGACGCCACCCGTACCCTGGACTTGCCGCCACCCGGCCTGATGGGCACGCATCAGGTGGATAATGCTGGCCTGGCCATCGCTGCCACGGCCCATCTGCCATTCACCATCGGGGAAGACGCGATCCGCCGGGGTCTGGCCGCCGTTGAATGGTCGGCGCGGCTGCAGCGCCTGACGCGCGGCCCCTTGCCTGACCTGCTGCCCGAGGGGTGGGACCTATTCCTGGATGGTGGGCATAATGACAGCGCCGGTGAGGTGCTGGCCCGGCAACTGGCGCGCTGGAATGCGGATGGCCGCCCGCTGGACATGGTCTACGGCATGCTGGGATCAAAGCGGCCCCTGGATTTCCTCACCCCGCTGGCCCCGCATGTCCGCCGCCTGCGCGCCGTTGCCATTCCGGGTGAAGCCAACAGCGTGACGGCGGAAGACGCCGCCTCCTTCGCCCGTACCGCCAGCATGGATGCGGCGGCCAGCCCTAATGTGGAGGCGGCTGTCGCCGAACTGGCGGCATTGGCCGGGCAGGGGCCGCCTGGAAGGCTGCTGATCTGCGGCTCGCTCTATCTGGCGGGCACAATTCTGGCCTTCAATGCATGA
- the trxA gene encoding thioredoxin TrxA, with amino-acid sequence MADIIHVTDASFDADVLKGSGAILVDFWAEWCGPCKMLAPSLEQLATELDGQVTIAKMDIDENPGTPGKYGVRGIPTLMIFRDGQVTATKVGALPKQQLKTWIENSL; translated from the coding sequence ATGGCTGATATCATTCACGTTACCGACGCCAGCTTCGACGCCGACGTCCTGAAAGGTTCCGGTGCGATTCTGGTCGATTTCTGGGCCGAATGGTGCGGCCCCTGCAAGATGCTGGCTCCCAGCCTGGAACAACTGGCCACCGAACTGGACGGTCAGGTGACCATCGCCAAGATGGATATCGATGAGAATCCGGGTACGCCGGGCAAGTATGGCGTGCGCGGCATCCCCACCTTGATGATCTTCCGCGACGGTCAGGTCACCGCCACCAAGGTTGGCGCCCTGCCCAAGCAGCAGCTGAAGACCTGGATCGAGAACAGCCTCTGA